In the Pirellulales bacterium genome, one interval contains:
- the moaC gene encoding cyclic pyranopterin monophosphate synthase MoaC has product MADLTHFDDQGASRMVDVSGKEATVRIARASARVRMAAETLALIRNRGLAKGDVLEVARLAGIMAAKQTPQLIPLCHLLPLEAVDVAFSFPDDVTVAMEATVRVTAKTGVEMEAMVAVSVAALTIYDMCKAVDRSMTIERVRLEEKSGGRSGHYQRDA; this is encoded by the coding sequence ATGGCCGATCTCACACATTTCGACGATCAAGGCGCCAGCCGCATGGTGGATGTCAGCGGCAAGGAAGCCACCGTGCGCATCGCCCGCGCCTCCGCTCGGGTGAGGATGGCCGCGGAAACGCTCGCGCTCATCCGCAATCGAGGCCTGGCCAAGGGCGACGTGCTCGAAGTCGCCCGGTTGGCCGGCATCATGGCCGCCAAGCAGACTCCGCAGTTGATTCCCCTCTGCCACCTGCTGCCGCTGGAAGCCGTGGACGTGGCGTTTTCGTTCCCCGACGACGTGACCGTGGCGATGGAAGCGACGGTGCGGGTTACGGCGAAGACGGGCGTGGAGATGGAAGCCATGGTCGCCGTGAGCGTCGCGGCCCTCACCATCTACGACATGTGCAAGGCCGTCGACCGCTCAATGACGATCGAGCGCGTGCGGTTGGAAGAGAAGTCGGGCGGCCGCAGCGGGCATTATCAGCGAGACGCATAG
- a CDS encoding polyprenyl synthetase family protein, which produces MSQTVVQPVSVPQRLKLLYEPIRGELAQVEEILRAEIRSSSPAIDELVKHAFRLGGKRLRPALLLLAAKALGPVRHEHLVLSAVVEMVHTATLVHDDVLDEAAVRRHLDTVNARWSNQSSVLLGDFLFSHAFYLASTVGSTFACEMIGRSTNIVCEGELSQVANRGNLDLSEDQYLRIIEAKTAELCACCCRLGAHYAQASPEVAVAMERYGRHLGIAFQITDDLLDLVGEEETTGKSLGSDLAQQKLTLPLIRLIAEAPGAERRRVLALIESSGDQQRRELQELLDRSDALEYTRKRAQGYARRAVEQLRILPRSRQRAALRRLARFVLERSQ; this is translated from the coding sequence ATGAGCCAAACCGTGGTCCAGCCCGTGTCGGTGCCGCAACGCTTGAAGCTGCTCTACGAGCCGATCCGCGGCGAGTTGGCGCAGGTCGAAGAGATACTGCGGGCCGAAATCCGCAGCAGTTCGCCGGCCATCGACGAACTGGTCAAGCACGCCTTTCGCCTGGGGGGCAAACGCTTGCGGCCCGCCTTGCTGTTGCTGGCGGCCAAGGCCCTGGGGCCGGTGCGGCATGAGCACCTGGTGCTCTCGGCGGTGGTCGAAATGGTACACACCGCCACGTTGGTTCACGACGACGTTCTCGACGAGGCCGCGGTCCGCCGCCACCTCGATACCGTCAACGCGCGTTGGAGCAACCAATCGAGCGTGCTCTTGGGCGACTTTCTGTTCAGCCATGCGTTTTACCTGGCCAGCACGGTGGGGAGCACGTTTGCCTGCGAGATGATCGGCCGCTCGACAAACATTGTCTGCGAGGGCGAGTTGAGCCAGGTGGCCAACCGCGGCAACTTGGACCTGAGCGAGGACCAATACCTGCGGATCATCGAGGCCAAGACCGCGGAGTTGTGCGCCTGCTGTTGCCGCTTGGGCGCCCACTACGCTCAGGCTTCGCCGGAAGTGGCCGTGGCCATGGAGCGCTATGGCCGCCATCTGGGCATCGCCTTTCAAATCACCGACGACCTCTTGGATCTGGTGGGCGAAGAAGAAACCACCGGCAAGTCGTTGGGCAGCGACCTGGCGCAGCAGAAACTGACGCTGCCGCTGATCCGGCTCATTGCTGAGGCCCCCGGCGCGGAGCGCCGTCGGGTGCTGGCGTTGATTGAATCGTCCGGCGACCAGCAACGCCGTGAACTGCAGGAGTTGCTCGATCGCAGCGACGCACTGGAATACACGCGGAAGCGCGCGCAAGGCTATGCTCGTCGGGCGGTCGAGCAGCTTCGCATTTTGCCGCGCAGCCGCCAGCGCGCCGCATTGCGCAGGCTGGCTCGGTTTGTGCTGGAACGAAGCCAATAG
- a CDS encoding vWA domain-containing protein, which translates to MSEQAHADGGSGLLRSSPADEPSPVPAVPRTKPRVAAGKKERVAKPLTDAAESKAASASVVPLSSSSPTAVAAEGAESRRRRWLPAWAMRFGTGVCFSAAVHLVLLILLGMWFLPQLIKPHFAELEAAVLDRPDELLNEVLETKIDPAKTLALVSSSPVATTAGSVAIAGVSQPTIDRTVAETDSPSVNVGDLVEFNSSGAAFNAEVPQGTLGEPQAIVDSYQEAMDRITHEILHMLSKGKVLVIWCFDQSESMKDDQQEIRDRIDRVYKELGLADVAAGDALMGAVTSYGAEFKIHTPKPTANADDIRTAIGEVPIDKTGKEMMCSAVQYSISAFHKYATSGRRQLALILVTDESGEEEDSFQNLEAAVKEARDTRCAVYALGREAVFGYPYAHMRWIDPQTKIHFWLRINRGPETPLPEQLQIDGFTRRWDAHPSGFGPYEQVRLARETGGVFFMLPSPEVNLVARDDRKYELERMRPYLPDLSSRAEYLKQRDKSKLRSTLWQIIIDLNPYNPKSSKYCTVRVTFPIDQQEFAKAAAENHQTALGMYEYLLQAEKMLDKVKPLRSREQSFRWQASYDLMYAQVIAYRIRIQEYAAYLEEFVKHPKEITNPLGTDKPTTHWDIRTRKQTITGDKTKADLERATTLLKEIVRLHPGTPYAARAEWELHRGFGVELIEAFYDPRRGSVKVPNL; encoded by the coding sequence ATGAGCGAGCAGGCACACGCCGACGGGGGCTCGGGGCTGTTGCGATCTTCACCGGCGGACGAGCCATCGCCGGTGCCGGCCGTACCACGGACCAAGCCACGCGTTGCTGCCGGCAAAAAAGAGCGCGTCGCCAAACCGTTGACGGATGCCGCCGAGAGCAAGGCTGCGTCGGCGTCGGTTGTACCGCTTTCCTCTTCATCTCCGACCGCGGTTGCCGCCGAGGGGGCCGAATCCCGCCGGCGCCGCTGGTTGCCGGCCTGGGCCATGCGTTTCGGTACCGGCGTCTGCTTTTCGGCGGCGGTGCATCTGGTTCTGTTGATTCTGCTCGGCATGTGGTTCTTGCCTCAGCTCATCAAACCTCATTTCGCCGAACTCGAAGCCGCCGTGCTCGACCGCCCCGACGAGCTCTTGAACGAGGTGCTGGAGACGAAAATCGATCCGGCCAAGACGCTGGCCTTGGTCAGCTCTTCGCCCGTCGCCACCACGGCGGGCAGCGTGGCCATTGCGGGCGTCTCGCAGCCGACGATCGACCGCACGGTGGCCGAGACGGACTCTCCGTCGGTGAATGTCGGCGATCTGGTCGAGTTCAACTCGTCGGGGGCGGCGTTCAACGCGGAAGTGCCGCAAGGAACGCTCGGCGAGCCGCAGGCCATTGTCGATAGCTATCAGGAGGCCATGGACCGCATCACGCACGAAATCCTGCACATGCTCTCGAAAGGCAAAGTGCTGGTCATCTGGTGCTTCGATCAGTCGGAGAGCATGAAGGACGATCAGCAGGAGATTCGCGACCGCATCGACCGCGTCTATAAGGAACTGGGCTTGGCAGATGTCGCCGCCGGCGATGCACTGATGGGCGCCGTCACCAGCTATGGGGCCGAGTTCAAAATCCACACACCCAAGCCCACGGCCAACGCCGACGACATCCGCACCGCCATCGGTGAGGTGCCCATCGACAAGACGGGCAAGGAAATGATGTGCAGCGCCGTGCAGTACTCGATCTCGGCCTTCCACAAGTACGCCACGTCGGGCAGGAGGCAGCTCGCGTTGATCCTCGTCACCGACGAAAGCGGCGAGGAAGAAGACAGCTTTCAGAACCTGGAGGCGGCCGTCAAAGAGGCCCGCGACACGCGTTGCGCCGTGTATGCGCTGGGCCGCGAGGCGGTGTTCGGATACCCCTACGCCCACATGCGCTGGATCGACCCGCAGACCAAGATCCACTTCTGGCTGCGGATCAATCGCGGTCCGGAAACGCCCTTGCCCGAACAGTTGCAAATCGACGGCTTCACGCGGCGCTGGGACGCGCATCCCAGCGGTTTCGGCCCCTACGAGCAGGTGCGGTTGGCACGGGAGACGGGCGGCGTGTTCTTTATGTTGCCCAGCCCCGAAGTGAACCTGGTGGCCCGCGACGACCGCAAGTATGAACTGGAGCGGATGCGGCCCTACTTGCCCGACCTTAGTTCGCGGGCCGAGTACCTCAAGCAGCGCGACAAGAGCAAGTTGCGCAGCACGCTCTGGCAGATCATCATCGATCTGAACCCCTACAACCCCAAGTCGTCGAAATACTGCACCGTGCGGGTGACCTTCCCGATCGACCAGCAGGAGTTTGCCAAGGCGGCCGCCGAAAACCACCAGACGGCCCTTGGCATGTACGAGTATCTGCTGCAGGCCGAGAAGATGCTCGACAAGGTGAAGCCCTTGCGCAGCCGGGAGCAAAGCTTTCGCTGGCAGGCCAGCTACGACCTGATGTATGCGCAGGTGATTGCCTATCGGATCCGTATCCAGGAATACGCCGCCTATCTGGAGGAATTTGTCAAGCACCCCAAGGAAATCACCAATCCGTTGGGCACCGACAAGCCGACCACGCACTGGGACATTCGCACCCGCAAGCAAACGATCACCGGCGACAAGACGAAAGCCGACCTCGAGCGGGCCACGACTTTGCTGAAAGAAATCGTCCG